Proteins encoded in a region of the Methanofollis tationis genome:
- a CDS encoding cation diffusion facilitator family transporter yields MAGDGDSRCADAVIMRVAWVSLAVNAGLVLIKLFLAGITGSLALEADAVHSSLDVLASVALLAGIWLSSRRSREFPYGLYKVENIVSVAIALLVFLTAGEIAAEALTGEGTALPFGGWVLVAVAALVVVPYLLGTWEVRVGTAYHSPSLIADGRQHRVDVLSTSVVFFALLARYFGLPIDHLAAVIIAAFIAYAGWDILKDSMRTLLDASIDHETRDTIRSAILADPMVIGIKDLTGRNSGRYIFVEAGVVMKQTDLAEAALVSERIQARIRETVQNVERVVIHAEAGERSHLRYAVPLSDLEGTISPHFGEAPYFALLDFGVKEGRLERKEILSNPVRDLEKQKGLRAAELLLQQKPDVVVSRQPLAGKSPEYVFESARIMVRITEAERLSDLVGEIEGEMREERAAGA; encoded by the coding sequence ATGGCAGGCGATGGAGACAGCAGATGCGCAGACGCCGTCATCATGCGGGTGGCCTGGGTCTCGCTCGCCGTGAATGCCGGGCTCGTCCTGATAAAACTCTTCCTTGCCGGGATCACCGGGAGCCTGGCACTCGAGGCCGACGCCGTCCACTCGTCTCTGGACGTGCTCGCCTCCGTCGCCCTCCTCGCCGGGATATGGCTCTCGTCCCGCCGGAGCAGGGAGTTCCCGTACGGGCTGTATAAGGTGGAAAACATCGTCTCGGTGGCGATCGCCCTCCTGGTCTTTCTCACCGCAGGGGAGATCGCCGCGGAGGCCCTCACCGGGGAGGGGACGGCCCTGCCCTTTGGCGGGTGGGTGCTCGTCGCCGTCGCCGCCCTGGTGGTTGTCCCCTACCTGCTTGGCACCTGGGAGGTGCGGGTGGGAACGGCCTACCATTCTCCCAGCCTGATCGCCGACGGGAGACAGCACCGGGTGGATGTGCTCTCGACCTCGGTGGTTTTCTTCGCCCTTCTCGCCCGGTATTTCGGGCTCCCCATCGATCACCTTGCGGCCGTGATCATCGCCGCATTCATCGCGTACGCCGGCTGGGACATCCTGAAGGACAGCATGCGCACCCTCCTCGACGCCTCGATCGATCACGAAACGCGCGACACCATCAGGTCTGCGATCCTCGCCGATCCGATGGTGATCGGGATAAAAGACCTGACCGGCCGGAACTCTGGAAGGTATATCTTTGTCGAGGCCGGTGTCGTGATGAAGCAGACCGATCTTGCTGAGGCGGCGCTGGTGAGCGAACGCATCCAGGCCCGTATCCGAGAAACGGTCCAGAACGTGGAGCGGGTGGTCATCCACGCCGAAGCCGGAGAACGCTCGCACCTGCGCTATGCCGTCCCGCTCAGCGACCTGGAGGGTACGATCAGTCCCCACTTCGGTGAAGCGCCCTATTTCGCCCTGCTCGATTTCGGCGTGAAGGAGGGGAGGCTGGAGCGCAAGGAGATCCTCTCCAACCCGGTCAGGGACCTTGAAAAACAGAAAGGGCTCCGTGCGGCAGAACTGCTCCTGCAGCAGAAACCCGACGTCGTCGTCTCGCGCCAGCCCCTTGCCGGCAAGTCGCCGGAGTATGTCTTCGAGTCGGCCAGGATCATGGTGAGGATAACCGAGGCGGAGCGGCTTTCTGACCTCGTGGGAGAGATCGAGGGGGAGATGCGGGAGGAGCGGGCCGCGGGGGCGTGA
- a CDS encoding PKD domain-containing protein, with protein sequence MARYCGRVHNTCIFWVLVVLIGICLVAGAQAQRANLQVQSNDGVTTKTDLLASGYYPLQHTYSISAYNMDDDSDTVLGNITYSLGLLDMSHVVTIDRKDYATVNGSAVQWVFPGDVTIPENNHIIVGVKTDYYDLQYVPVTLQRQLNSTRFTSDGYQMARFNITFEDLSRATGDLPCTSIWVGLTAGRSGTVNASFVPGTFTTDLPLSRPIDSGEIHYLSFAPDLSQLEENRVYMIETVVKIDLPGDEVQPVEYRPYLGVGLGNSRGYVDTGTAYTTAMPEDLLPPGVTHAAVSTNVSNRWSYSVNYMKMISLSQISRTDREEEAEFEIQLQKITRTDADLLESGYYPLQHRYLIRVSNDDDSSDTILGNVTYTLGLQDMSCIVEIEDSDYATVDQSAVRWVFPEEIVIHEDRYLGSKVKTDKYETQYVPLTLRREMNNTNFYSDGYQQANFSITFEDISHATEDLPCTSILIGLTASQADIVNASFVPESVITDLPLRRLSSSDIHHLSFYPKMEQIEENQTYTIKTVVKIDLPDEDALPVEYKPYIVIYLRNENDSEGAVKAHMTTMPEDMLPPGVIYASASTNVSNRWSYELMYKKEAALSEIRRYAQDIPTAHFTANTTTGPAPLTVQFTDTGTIENAAAWRWDFGNGFLSKVRNPLFTYHGAGAYNVSLTVTDAENRTWKTVQENYITVT encoded by the coding sequence ATGGCACGTTATTGCGGCAGGGTGCACAATACCTGCATTTTCTGGGTGCTGGTCGTCCTGATCGGCATCTGCCTCGTCGCCGGGGCCCAGGCGCAGCGGGCGAATCTCCAGGTGCAGTCAAATGACGGCGTCACGACCAAAACCGATCTCCTTGCGAGCGGGTACTATCCGCTCCAGCACACCTATTCGATCAGCGCATACAATATGGACGACGACAGCGATACGGTGCTTGGAAACATCACCTATAGTCTCGGGCTTCTGGATATGTCCCACGTCGTCACGATAGACAGGAAAGATTATGCAACAGTGAACGGGAGCGCCGTTCAATGGGTGTTTCCGGGGGACGTCACCATCCCCGAGAACAATCACATTATCGTCGGGGTAAAGACCGATTATTATGACCTGCAGTATGTGCCCGTCACCCTGCAGAGGCAGTTGAACAGCACCCGCTTTACTTCCGACGGCTACCAGATGGCGCGTTTCAACATTACCTTCGAAGACCTTTCCCGTGCAACCGGGGATCTCCCCTGCACCTCCATCTGGGTCGGACTCACTGCAGGTCGGTCGGGCACAGTGAACGCCTCGTTTGTTCCCGGGACGTTCACCACCGATCTCCCTCTCAGTCGTCCCATCGATTCTGGAGAGATCCATTACCTCTCTTTTGCCCCGGATCTCTCGCAGCTGGAGGAGAACCGGGTCTACATGATTGAAACGGTGGTGAAGATCGATCTTCCGGGTGATGAGGTGCAACCTGTAGAGTACAGGCCGTATCTCGGCGTTGGTCTTGGCAATTCGAGAGGTTATGTCGACACCGGGACAGCGTATACGACGGCCATGCCCGAAGATCTGCTCCCGCCGGGCGTCACCCACGCTGCTGTATCGACCAACGTCTCAAACAGGTGGTCGTATTCGGTAAACTACATGAAAATGATTTCTCTTTCACAGATCAGCAGAACAGACAGGGAAGAAGAGGCGGAGTTTGAGATACAACTGCAAAAAATCACCAGAACGGATGCAGATCTTCTTGAGTCCGGGTATTACCCGCTTCAGCATCGTTATTTGATCAGAGTGTCCAATGATGACGATTCCAGCGATACCATCCTCGGAAACGTCACGTACACCCTTGGACTTCAGGATATGTCTTGCATCGTTGAGATAGAGGACAGCGACTATGCAACAGTAGATCAAAGCGCTGTTCGATGGGTATTTCCGGAGGAAATTGTTATCCACGAGGATAGATATCTTGGTTCCAAGGTAAAAACCGATAAATACGAGACGCAATACGTGCCTCTCACTCTCAGGCGGGAGATGAACAACACGAATTTTTACTCCGACGGTTATCAGCAGGCGAACTTTAGCATCACCTTTGAAGACATATCCCATGCGACCGAAGATCTGCCCTGCACCTCCATTTTGATCGGACTTACTGCGTCTCAGGCCGACATAGTGAACGCATCCTTCGTGCCCGAGAGCGTCATCACTGATTTACCCCTACGGCGTCTCAGCAGTTCCGACATCCACCATCTCTCCTTTTACCCGAAGATGGAGCAGATTGAGGAGAACCAGACCTACACGATCAAGACGGTGGTGAAGATCGACCTGCCGGACGAGGACGCACTACCCGTTGAGTACAAACCATATATCGTCATCTACCTGCGCAATGAAAATGATAGTGAGGGCGCTGTGAAGGCACATATGACGACCATGCCGGAGGATATGCTCCCGCCGGGCGTCATCTATGCCAGTGCATCGACCAATGTCTCAAACCGCTGGTCATATGAGTTGATGTACAAAAAAGAGGCCGCTCTTTCTGAAATCCGCAGGTATGCTCAGGACATCCCCACCGCACACTTTACCGCAAACACCACCACCGGTCCCGCCCCGCTCACCGTGCAGTTCACCGACACCGGCACGATCGAAAACGCCGCCGCCTGGCGGTGGGACTTCGGCAACGGCTTTCTCTCGAAGGTGCGCAATCCTCTCTTCACCTACCATGGGGCAGGGGCCTACAACGTCTCGCTGACCGTCACCGACGCGGAAAACCGGACGTGGAAGACGGTACAGGAGAACTATATCACCGTGACGTGA
- a CDS encoding DEAD/DEAH box helicase, with amino-acid sequence MESPALFSDFPISPEILRAIEDMGFEEPTPIQVLAIPPILKGQDITGQAQTGTGKTAAFGIPAIEVVDLNAQSTQVIVLSPTRELAIQTAEEFGRLAKYRGRISVLPVYGGQPIERQFRALRQGVQIVVGTPGRVLDHLDRGTLSLSDVRMVILDEADQMLDMGFLEDIEKILSDTPAGRQTVLFSATLPKPILEISGRFQKNPVFIKVPHKQLTVPQIEQSYLEVRKGDKLEILSRILDIYDPALALVFCNTKMAVDEVTSQLQARGYFAEGLHGDMKQVQRDRVMAKFRSGNIDVLIATDVAARGIDVDDVDTVINYDVPQDVEYYVHRIGRTARAGRSGRAVTFVGPKEIFKLRTIQKYAKITIGRIPLPTADDVAETKTKNLAKKVKQTIEEGGLERYIEAAERLMVEEYTSLDIAAALLKLQLDTGAEPERVPAIQMGDTGAEPGMVRFYIDIGRKQQIRPKDIVGAIAGETGIPGRAIGAINIRETCSFVDIPENMAVQVLEGMKGKTIRGFPVDMTPAQGRSE; translated from the coding sequence ATGGAATCTCCAGCACTATTTTCAGATTTTCCTATATCCCCGGAAATACTCCGGGCCATCGAGGACATGGGTTTTGAGGAGCCTACGCCCATCCAGGTTCTTGCTATCCCACCGATCCTCAAGGGTCAGGACATCACCGGACAGGCCCAGACCGGCACCGGAAAGACGGCTGCATTCGGCATTCCGGCAATCGAAGTGGTGGACCTCAATGCTCAGAGCACACAGGTGATCGTGCTCTCGCCGACCCGGGAACTTGCCATCCAGACGGCAGAGGAGTTCGGCCGCCTGGCAAAATACCGCGGAAGAATCTCTGTCCTGCCGGTCTATGGCGGTCAGCCCATTGAGCGCCAGTTCAGGGCGCTCAGGCAGGGCGTCCAGATCGTCGTCGGCACGCCGGGGCGGGTGCTCGATCACCTTGACCGGGGCACGCTCTCGCTCTCAGATGTGCGGATGGTGATCCTGGACGAGGCCGACCAGATGCTGGACATGGGTTTTCTCGAGGACATCGAGAAGATTCTCAGCGATACGCCGGCGGGCCGCCAGACCGTCCTCTTCTCTGCAACGCTTCCAAAACCGATCCTTGAGATCTCCGGGCGGTTCCAGAAGAATCCGGTCTTTATCAAGGTGCCGCACAAGCAGCTGACCGTCCCGCAGATCGAACAGTCGTACCTCGAGGTGCGCAAGGGTGACAAACTCGAGATCCTCTCAAGGATTCTCGATATCTACGACCCCGCCCTCGCGCTGGTCTTCTGCAACACGAAGATGGCGGTCGATGAGGTGACCTCGCAGCTCCAGGCGCGCGGCTACTTTGCCGAAGGGCTGCACGGCGACATGAAGCAGGTCCAGCGGGACCGCGTCATGGCGAAGTTCAGGAGCGGGAACATCGATGTGCTCATCGCCACCGACGTGGCGGCACGGGGGATCGATGTGGATGACGTGGACACCGTGATCAACTATGATGTGCCGCAGGACGTGGAATATTATGTCCACCGTATCGGCAGGACGGCGCGGGCCGGCAGGTCAGGCAGAGCCGTCACCTTTGTCGGGCCGAAGGAGATCTTCAAACTCAGGACGATCCAGAAATACGCAAAGATCACCATCGGCCGCATTCCTCTCCCGACGGCGGACGATGTGGCCGAGACAAAGACGAAGAACCTTGCCAAGAAGGTGAAGCAGACCATCGAAGAGGGCGGGCTTGAACGCTATATTGAGGCAGCCGAGCGCCTGATGGTGGAGGAGTACACCTCCCTCGATATCGCCGCCGCACTCCTGAAGCTCCAGCTCGATACCGGCGCCGAACCCGAACGCGTCCCGGCCATCCAGATGGGGGACACCGGCGCTGAGCCCGGCATGGTCAGGTTCTATATTGACATCGGCAGGAAACAGCAGATCAGGCCCAAAGACATCGTCGGGGCGATTGCCGGCGAGACCGGGATACCCGGACGTGCGATCGGGGCGATCAACATCAGGGAGACCTGCTCCTTTGTCGATATCCCGGAGAACATGGCGGTGCAGGTACTCGAAGGCATGAAGGGTAAGACGATCCGGGGTTTCCCGGTGGACATGACCCCGGCCCAGGGCAGAAGCGAGTAG
- a CDS encoding DUF1894 domain-containing protein, which produces MADMGKPHCIKRIPARTLIKDISPAEANEYIRARAKENYEMPPDYAIRDVVVLGKSPMVVGVLVRKQKILFPFTRPCFGTAVMEMDARPGEIEKIRADLGEG; this is translated from the coding sequence ATGGCCGACATGGGTAAACCGCACTGTATCAAGAGGATCCCTGCCCGGACACTCATCAAGGACATCTCGCCGGCAGAGGCAAACGAGTACATCCGCGCCCGTGCAAAGGAGAACTACGAGATGCCGCCAGACTATGCGATCCGCGACGTCGTCGTTCTCGGCAAATCGCCGATGGTGGTGGGCGTGTTGGTGCGCAAACAGAAGATCCTCTTTCCCTTTACAAGACCCTGTTTCGGGACGGCTGTTATGGAGATGGATGCCCGGCCCGGTGAGATCGAAAAAATAAGGGCCGATCTCGGTGAAGGATAA
- a CDS encoding sodium:solute symporter family protein, which produces MIEPVTAGIVVLYLLVLVVVGAWASRKIHNTEDYIVAGRSLGFWVFTILMISSICSGMTLLGVSGLGFTSGWPTIWEQLFVPLAASFCIIVFGVKLHRISKKNNYMTVEDYLANRFESPRAMRGLAALAGIIVSLIYLIGQYTAISIVLVWLFEVPHWQALLLAGFIITAYTVVGGLYAVSWTTVIQGGLLIVGVIAIAPVLIMKAGGLSHVNEVMTGVNPTLVQPYLISGNAYTPWFLVSFGLMLTVGLACAPHVINNVLAAKEERYFKWSPLIAFAAYAVIMLLVKFAGFAGRALVEEGQIVLPSVPNAQDYIFVSGIQYAIPNLWVWSFFAVIVLAAVMSTTDRLMLTVGTMFSWDIWKNIFRPEASDREILLVSRVSVVLAAGGTLLLALNPPQMLAWLMWSAIGIMLSTFAVPLIAGLYWRGATRQGAIASMVVGLVAGGSLGYWYYLVEKFPVHFSLYAVILSAVAMVVVSLATHKTDHRVLDATLTGGFIQPR; this is translated from the coding sequence ATGATCGAGCCGGTAACCGCCGGCATCGTCGTCCTCTATCTTCTTGTGCTGGTCGTTGTGGGCGCCTGGGCGTCCCGCAAGATCCATAACACCGAGGACTACATCGTTGCCGGCCGCTCCCTTGGCTTCTGGGTCTTCACCATCCTGATGATCTCCTCGATCTGCTCGGGCATGACGCTCCTCGGGGTCAGCGGCCTCGGGTTCACGAGCGGGTGGCCGACGATCTGGGAGCAGCTCTTCGTACCCCTTGCGGCCTCTTTCTGTATCATCGTCTTCGGCGTGAAGCTCCACCGGATCAGCAAGAAAAACAACTACATGACCGTCGAGGACTACCTTGCAAACCGCTTCGAGAGCCCCAGGGCGATGCGCGGCCTTGCCGCCCTCGCCGGGATCATCGTCTCCCTGATCTACCTGATCGGGCAGTACACGGCGATCTCCATCGTCCTCGTCTGGCTCTTCGAGGTGCCCCACTGGCAGGCCCTCCTCCTGGCCGGGTTTATCATCACCGCATACACCGTCGTCGGCGGGCTCTACGCCGTTTCATGGACCACCGTGATCCAGGGCGGTCTCCTGATCGTCGGCGTCATCGCCATCGCCCCGGTCCTCATCATGAAAGCCGGCGGCCTCTCCCATGTCAACGAGGTGATGACCGGGGTCAACCCGACACTGGTCCAGCCCTACCTCATATCAGGGAACGCCTACACCCCCTGGTTCCTCGTCTCGTTCGGGCTGATGCTCACCGTCGGGCTTGCCTGCGCCCCCCACGTGATCAACAACGTCCTTGCCGCAAAGGAGGAGCGCTACTTCAAGTGGTCGCCGCTCATCGCCTTCGCCGCCTACGCCGTGATCATGCTCCTGGTGAAGTTCGCCGGGTTTGCCGGCCGCGCCCTTGTCGAGGAGGGGCAGATCGTCCTCCCGAGCGTCCCGAACGCCCAGGACTACATCTTCGTCTCCGGGATCCAGTACGCGATCCCGAACCTCTGGGTCTGGTCGTTCTTCGCGGTGATCGTGCTCGCCGCCGTGATGTCGACGACCGACCGCCTGATGCTCACGGTTGGGACGATGTTCTCCTGGGATATCTGGAAGAACATCTTCAGGCCGGAGGCGAGCGACCGGGAGATCCTGCTCGTATCCCGGGTCTCGGTGGTGCTGGCGGCGGGCGGCACGCTCCTTCTGGCCCTCAACCCGCCCCAGATGCTCGCATGGCTGATGTGGTCGGCGATCGGGATCATGCTCTCCACCTTTGCCGTCCCCCTGATCGCCGGTCTTTACTGGCGCGGGGCGACGCGGCAGGGTGCCATCGCATCGATGGTCGTCGGCCTTGTGGCGGGCGGGAGTCTTGGCTACTGGTATTACCTGGTCGAGAAGTTCCCGGTCCATTTCAGCCTGTATGCGGTCATTCTCTCGGCGGTTGCGATGGTGGTGGTCAGCCTCGCCACGCACAAGACCGATCACCGGGTGCTCGACGCCACCCTGACCGGCGGATTTATTCAGCCCAGGTAA
- the ilvN gene encoding acetolactate synthase small subunit: MKAHTLQVLVENKAGVLSRVAGLFSRRGFNIESLTVGTCEEPGMSRMTIVVLGDDAEVEQVKKQLNKLIDVIKVSDITERSTVDRELALIKVAAEAGDSRAEVMQIASIFRAQIIDVGTRSVILEVTGDTEKIDALETLLRQYGIKEFVRTGKIALLRGSKGAKAQK, translated from the coding sequence ATGAAGGCGCACACCCTGCAGGTGCTCGTCGAGAACAAGGCCGGCGTCCTCTCGCGCGTGGCCGGCCTCTTTTCGAGGCGCGGTTTCAACATCGAGAGCCTGACTGTCGGCACCTGCGAGGAGCCCGGCATGAGCCGGATGACCATCGTCGTCCTCGGGGACGATGCCGAGGTGGAGCAGGTCAAAAAACAGTTAAACAAGCTCATCGACGTGATCAAGGTCTCCGACATCACCGAGCGGAGCACGGTGGACCGGGAACTCGCCCTCATCAAGGTCGCAGCCGAGGCCGGCGACTCCCGCGCCGAGGTGATGCAGATTGCCAGCATCTTCCGCGCCCAGATCATCGATGTGGGGACGCGAAGCGTCATCCTCGAGGTGACCGGCGACACCGAGAAGATCGATGCCCTCGAGACCCTTCTCCGCCAGTACGGCATCAAGGAGTTCGTGCGGACCGGCAAGATCGCCCTCCTGCGCGGCTCGAAAGGGGCGAAGGCACAGAAATAA
- the ilvB gene encoding biosynthetic-type acetolactate synthase large subunit, which yields MKTGARILLEGLQREGVETIFGYPGGSVLPIYDELYDSEIQHILVRHEQAAAHAADGYARASGRVGVCLATSGPGACNLVTGIATAYMDSVPMVAITGQVPTSMLGNDAFQESDITGITMPITKHNYLVKHAADLPQAVRDAFYIAGTGRQGPVLIDIPKDVMTAQLEEVPPVGTARLRGYQPTYEGHALQIEKAVGLIADAARPVLYVGGGVIAAGASGEVARLAELMLIPITTTLMGLGAIPCDHPLSLGMIGMHGTEAANYAVTECDLLIAVGVRFDDRVTGKIEAFAPNARVIHIDIDPAEIGKNKPVDVPIVGDAKSVLQRILHRLVKKEGREGWLDRVRRWKEAAALGTDTSAALGPAYILAEMSDLLGENGIIVTEVGQNQMWAAQHYCFRRPRTWISSGGLGTMGYGFPAAIGAHFARPDETVVDVAGDGSFQMNIQELGTVAHYHIPVKVVILNNMYLGMVRQWQELFYDRRYSYTELPPVDFVGIARAYGVDGMRVEEKADVRPALLAAFESDGPFVLDFRIEREANVFPMVPAGAAINEMIGRRQR from the coding sequence ATGAAAACAGGAGCCAGAATACTCTTAGAGGGCCTGCAGCGCGAGGGAGTGGAGACGATCTTCGGCTACCCCGGCGGCTCGGTCCTGCCGATCTACGACGAACTCTACGACTCAGAGATCCAGCATATTCTTGTACGGCATGAGCAGGCCGCTGCCCATGCCGCCGACGGGTATGCACGGGCATCGGGGCGCGTAGGGGTATGTCTCGCCACCTCGGGCCCTGGCGCCTGCAACCTGGTCACCGGCATCGCCACCGCCTACATGGACTCGGTCCCGATGGTGGCGATCACCGGGCAGGTGCCGACCTCCATGCTCGGCAACGACGCCTTCCAGGAGTCGGACATCACCGGGATCACGATGCCGATCACCAAGCACAACTACCTGGTCAAGCATGCCGCCGACCTCCCGCAGGCGGTGAGGGACGCCTTCTACATCGCCGGCACCGGCAGGCAGGGCCCGGTGCTCATCGACATCCCGAAGGACGTGATGACCGCCCAGCTCGAGGAGGTTCCGCCGGTCGGCACCGCCCGGCTCCGGGGCTACCAGCCCACCTACGAGGGGCACGCCCTCCAGATCGAGAAAGCGGTCGGCCTGATCGCAGATGCCGCCCGCCCCGTCCTCTATGTCGGCGGCGGGGTGATCGCCGCCGGGGCGTCCGGGGAGGTGGCCAGGCTTGCCGAGCTGATGCTCATCCCGATCACCACGACCCTGATGGGGCTTGGCGCCATTCCCTGCGACCACCCCTTAAGCCTCGGGATGATCGGGATGCACGGCACCGAGGCGGCGAACTACGCCGTCACCGAGTGCGACCTGCTCATCGCCGTCGGCGTCCGTTTCGACGACCGGGTGACCGGGAAGATCGAGGCCTTCGCCCCGAACGCGCGGGTGATCCACATCGACATCGACCCGGCCGAGATCGGCAAGAACAAGCCGGTCGACGTCCCGATCGTCGGGGACGCGAAGTCCGTTTTGCAGCGGATCCTCCACCGTCTCGTCAAGAAGGAAGGGCGGGAGGGCTGGCTCGACCGTGTCCGCCGCTGGAAGGAGGCCGCGGCTTTGGGAACGGACACGTCCGCCGCCCTCGGCCCGGCCTACATCCTTGCGGAGATGAGCGATCTCCTGGGCGAGAACGGGATCATCGTCACCGAGGTCGGCCAGAACCAGATGTGGGCGGCCCAGCACTACTGCTTCAGGCGGCCCCGCACCTGGATCTCCTCGGGCGGTCTCGGGACGATGGGCTACGGCTTCCCCGCGGCGATCGGCGCCCACTTCGCACGGCCTGATGAGACGGTCGTCGATGTCGCCGGCGACGGCAGCTTCCAGATGAACATCCAGGAGCTGGGCACCGTCGCCCATTACCACATCCCGGTGAAGGTCGTCATCCTCAACAACATGTACCTCGGGATGGTGCGGCAGTGGCAGGAGCTCTTCTACGACCGCCGGTATTCCTACACCGAGCTCCCGCCGGTCGACTTCGTGGGCATCGCCCGCGCCTACGGCGTCGACGGCATGCGGGTCGAGGAGAAAGCCGACGTCCGTCCTGCCCTGCTGGCGGCGTTCGAGAGCGACGGCCCCTTCGTGCTCGACTTCAGGATCGAGCGGGAAGCGAACGTCTTCCCGATGGTGCCGGCCGGCGCTGCGATCAACGAGATGATCGGGAGGCGGCAGAGATGA
- a CDS encoding 2-isopropylmalate synthase gives MIALFVDKIRFFDTTLRDGEQTPGVSLKPSQKVEIATMLAELGVSTIEAGSAAASEGEREALRLVAGAGLSAEIATFVRALPLDIDYAADCGADCVHLVVPVSDLHIGAKLRKSREQVCEMAWDAVEYAKERGLVVELSGEDASRADPDYLAGLFRGGVERGADRLCFCDTVGILTPERVAEVIPGLLFAPLSIHCHDDLGMAMTNTLAALKAGASAAHVTVNGLGERAGNMPIEELVMALEVLYGVETGIDTAGLYHVATAVSKMTGVPLPLNKAIVGEMAFTHESGIHAHGVLRNASTYEPIRPEQVGRTRRILLGKHSGTASVQAALHELGYACDEGQIAEIVARVKAIGDEGRRVTDADLMAVADSVLDLVREPVITLKQVTVVSGSNVIPTASVTLTVNGGEVTCAATGNGPVDAAIEALRRAVAGAGDIRLEDYRVDAITGGTDALVDVTVCLSRDGRMLTSRGARTDIIMGSVEAMVSGMNRLLEERG, from the coding sequence GTGATTGCTTTATTTGTCGATAAAATCCGCTTTTTTGACACGACCTTACGGGACGGAGAACAGACGCCGGGCGTCTCGCTGAAACCCTCCCAGAAAGTTGAGATTGCAACCATGCTCGCCGAACTCGGCGTTTCTACGATCGAGGCAGGCTCTGCCGCCGCTTCCGAAGGCGAACGCGAAGCCCTCAGGCTGGTCGCCGGTGCCGGACTCTCCGCAGAGATCGCAACCTTCGTGCGGGCCCTGCCCCTGGACATCGACTACGCCGCCGACTGCGGCGCCGATTGCGTCCACCTCGTCGTACCGGTAAGCGACCTCCATATCGGAGCGAAGCTCAGGAAGAGCCGCGAGCAGGTCTGCGAGATGGCATGGGACGCCGTCGAGTACGCCAAGGAGCGCGGCCTTGTCGTTGAACTCTCCGGGGAGGACGCCTCCCGCGCCGACCCCGACTACCTTGCCGGGCTCTTCCGCGGGGGCGTGGAACGCGGGGCCGATCGGCTCTGCTTCTGCGACACCGTCGGGATCCTCACGCCCGAACGGGTGGCAGAGGTGATCCCCGGCCTCCTCTTTGCGCCCCTGAGCATCCACTGCCACGACGACCTCGGCATGGCGATGACCAACACCCTCGCTGCCCTGAAGGCCGGGGCGAGCGCAGCCCACGTGACCGTGAACGGTCTCGGCGAGCGGGCCGGCAACATGCCCATCGAGGAACTCGTGATGGCGCTCGAGGTGCTCTACGGGGTGGAGACCGGGATCGATACGGCGGGCCTCTACCATGTCGCCACCGCCGTCTCGAAGATGACCGGCGTCCCCCTCCCCTTAAACAAGGCGATCGTCGGGGAGATGGCCTTCACCCACGAGAGCGGGATCCACGCCCACGGCGTGCTGCGCAACGCCAGCACCTACGAACCGATCAGGCCGGAGCAGGTGGGCCGGACGCGCCGGATCCTGCTCGGCAAGCACTCGGGCACCGCTTCGGTGCAGGCCGCCCTGCACGAGCTCGGCTACGCCTGCGACGAGGGCCAGATTGCCGAGATCGTTGCCCGGGTCAAGGCGATCGGCGACGAGGGGCGACGGGTCACCGACGCCGACCTGATGGCCGTCGCCGACAGCGTGCTCGATCTGGTGCGGGAGCCGGTGATCACTTTAAAGCAGGTGACCGTCGTATCAGGAAGCAATGTCATTCCGACGGCATCGGTCACGCTCACCGTCAACGGCGGCGAGGTCACCTGCGCAGCCACCGGCAACGGGCCGGTGGACGCCGCGATCGAGGCCCTGCGCCGTGCGGTCGCCGGCGCCGGGGACATACGCCTCGAAGACTATCGGGTCGACGCCATCACCGGCGGCACCGATGCCCTTGTCGATGTCACGGTCTGCCTGAGCAGGGATGGGCGGATGCTCACCTCCCGCGGGGCGCGGACCGACATCATCATGGGGAGCGTCGAGGCGATGGTCTCGGGAATGAACAGACTGCTTGAGGAACGAGGATGA
- a CDS encoding DUF4013 domain-containing protein, giving the protein MSVGAIVYFLFSLIAIMALIRFARTDSFGEAFNISAILAHIGRIGWLNYILALIIVWIVLVVAVMIFLIAMGIVSFILALIPLVGWLLALILIAAVAILIGPFIGVFEARYLTLIYESAEA; this is encoded by the coding sequence ATGAGCGTTGGCGCGATCGTCTACTTCCTCTTCTCGCTCATCGCCATTATGGCCCTGATCAGGTTTGCGCGGACCGACAGCTTCGGTGAGGCATTCAACATCTCGGCGATTCTGGCCCACATCGGCAGGATCGGGTGGCTCAACTACATCCTTGCCCTGATCATCGTGTGGATCGTCCTTGTCGTTGCGGTTATGATCTTCCTCATTGCCATGGGCATCGTCTCGTTCATCCTTGCGCTGATCCCGCTCGTCGGCTGGCTTCTTGCCCTCATCCTGATCGCCGCCGTTGCGATCCTCATCGGCCCCTTCATCGGCGTCTTTGAGGCGCGGTATCTGACCCTCATCTACGAGAGTGCTGAGGCGTAA